From the Candidatus Peregrinibacteria bacterium genome, one window contains:
- the fsa gene encoding fructose-6-phosphate aldolase: MKIFLDTANIADIKKYATWGIVDGVTTNPTLVAKEGVDFKTRVQEICEIIPGPVSAEVIATDAKNMILEGRNIATWAPNVFVKIPMTSDGIQAVSILSREGIRTNVTLIFSANQAMLAAKAGATLVSPFVGRLDDIGQEGMELIGDIVDIFGNYGIQTEVLAASIRTSQHILSAMKMGADIVTIPPNLLDKMAEHPLTDKGLSVFLADWKNMKKS; this comes from the coding sequence ATGAAAATATTTCTCGATACTGCGAACATTGCCGATATTAAAAAATATGCTACATGGGGAATTGTGGATGGAGTAACAACAAATCCGACACTCGTTGCAAAAGAAGGGGTCGATTTTAAAACCCGTGTTCAAGAAATTTGCGAGATTATTCCTGGACCAGTGAGCGCAGAAGTCATTGCCACCGATGCAAAGAATATGATTTTAGAAGGACGCAATATCGCCACATGGGCACCAAATGTCTTCGTAAAAATCCCTATGACATCCGATGGTATTCAAGCGGTTTCTATTCTCTCTCGAGAAGGAATCCGAACAAACGTCACTCTTATTTTCTCTGCAAATCAGGCAATGCTTGCCGCAAAGGCGGGTGCTACGCTTGTGAGTCCTTTTGTGGGAAGGCTTGATGATATTGGGCAAGAGGGCATGGAACTTATTGGAGATATTGTTGATATTTTTGGAAATTACGGGATTCAAACAGAAGTTCTTGCCGCAAGTATTCGAACATCGCAACATATTCTGAGCGCCATGAAAATGGGGGCAGATATTGTAACCATCCCTCCAAATTTGCTCGACAAAATGGCGGAACATCCTCTGACCGATAAGGGACTTTCTGTCTTTCTCGCTGATTGGAAAAATATGAAAAAATCATAA
- a CDS encoding glutaredoxin, giving the protein MSVVIYGRNFCPYCHAAVSLCHQEGISYEYRCADSGTQAEKELLELSEKYNHFTIPLIMEGDRFIGGYDDFREKYKNKGL; this is encoded by the coding sequence ATGTCTGTTGTGATTTATGGTCGAAATTTCTGCCCATATTGTCATGCCGCCGTTTCTCTCTGTCATCAAGAAGGAATTTCGTATGAATATCGTTGTGCTGATTCGGGAACGCAAGCGGAGAAGGAGCTTTTAGAGCTTTCGGAAAAATATAATCACTTTACGATTCCGCTTATTATGGAAGGAGATCGGTTTATTGGTGGCTATGATGATTTTCGAGAGAAATACAAAAACAAGGGGTTATAA
- a CDS encoding peroxiredoxin, giving the protein MEEHACGCHEPFIAQVGGYAPDFTANSYFKGDFKIVTLSEYLDAGKWVVLFFYPLDFTFVCPTEIKKFSEKAKEFESEGAQILGVSVDSEYSHQAWSKGDLGDLEFPLVSDLKKEISESYGVLHPDGMSLRGTFIIDPEGVIHHATINNLPIGRSVEETLRTFIAAKSGELCPVGWHKGEKTLGKA; this is encoded by the coding sequence ATGGAAGAACATGCATGCGGATGCCACGAGCCATTCATCGCTCAAGTTGGCGGATATGCTCCGGACTTTACGGCAAATTCTTATTTTAAAGGAGATTTCAAAATTGTTACTCTTTCAGAATATCTTGATGCTGGAAAATGGGTTGTGCTTTTTTTCTACCCACTCGACTTTACTTTTGTTTGCCCCACGGAAATTAAAAAGTTTTCCGAAAAGGCAAAAGAGTTTGAGAGTGAGGGTGCCCAAATCCTCGGAGTTTCCGTCGATTCAGAATACAGTCACCAAGCGTGGTCGAAGGGTGATTTGGGAGATTTAGAATTTCCTCTCGTATCAGATTTGAAAAAAGAAATTTCCGAAAGTTATGGTGTGCTTCATCCTGATGGAATGTCTCTTCGAGGAACATTTATCATTGATCCTGAGGGAGTTATTCATCACGCGACTATTAATAATCTTCCCATTGGACGAAGTGTAGAAGAAACGCTTCGAACTTTTATCGCCGCAAAATCTGGTGAGCTCTGTCCAGTAGGCTGGCACAAAGGAGAGAAAACCCTCGGAAAAGCGTAA
- a CDS encoding helix-turn-helix domain-containing protein yields MSNFVTREEAADMLGISTRTLDRYVQRKILRAHRRGRKALFLRPDVESIASPEPEKTHFVSEEKTLPVTSENDMTPFANLIREMHHEIQKKDGEIAKLSFELGKWQEISKNSVPLLEAKKRDNDFSLQIDHLQESLQSARNGRLIFFVLFTLSVGILGILSAYIVGF; encoded by the coding sequence ATGTCGAATTTTGTAACCCGAGAGGAAGCGGCAGATATGCTTGGTATCTCTACACGAACTCTTGATCGATACGTTCAGCGAAAGATTCTTCGTGCGCATCGTCGAGGACGAAAAGCACTATTTTTGCGACCAGATGTTGAATCAATCGCTAGTCCAGAGCCAGAAAAAACACACTTCGTTTCTGAGGAGAAAACACTTCCTGTCACTTCAGAAAATGATATGACGCCATTTGCAAATCTCATTAGAGAGATGCACCACGAAATCCAAAAGAAAGATGGTGAAATTGCAAAACTCAGTTTTGAACTCGGAAAATGGCAAGAAATTTCTAAAAATAGCGTTCCTTTGCTCGAAGCAAAAAAAAGAGATAATGATTTTTCTCTCCAGATAGATCATCTTCAGGAGTCTTTGCAGTCTGCGCGAAATGGTCGGTTAATATTTTTTGTTCTCTTTACTCTTTCTGTGGGAATCCTTGGTATTCTTTCTGCGTATATTGTGGGATTCTAA
- the glmS gene encoding glutamine--fructose-6-phosphate transaminase (isomerizing), producing MCGIVGVFGRKNAPQYVLKGLRNLEYRGYDSWGVGAPCGEEVCIEKQIGKISEAKLPKDFPKSTIAIGHTRWATHGGVTSENAHPHCTEDKKIAVVHNGIIENFVELRQELTLRGHFFASDTDTEVLCHLLEEFLEKGNDLVNACKKTADRCEGRFAFVAISSEDYRMVGVRNGSPLILGIGENNEVYFASDTPAFLEHTKHVWYIDDGEIVEAAPEGLRVLSLESLHKIQKRDVILETSYEETSKGDHAHFMIKEIYEQKNTITQAINQPEEEILKIAEEIRRARGTFLIGCGTAHKVALAGEYFFSQIARRHINTVVASEFPIFHDFLQPESLVIAISQSGETADVIEAIEAAREAGSEVVSIVNSKGSTVDRMSDFTIHIKAGPEKAVASTKAATSQLAILLLLAYATGRKFSAGKKALIEAAAQVNDLLNPRFSEFVEKIAYDIARQENIFIIGKGSNYPMAMESAIKIQEVSYIHAEGFAGGELKHGPIAMIEKGTPCLVLVSDDDRQRREILSNAMEIKARGGNIIGIAPDNSDVFDHWIRVPRAGIASPILNLIPVQILSYYLAIARGFDPDKPRNLAKSVTVK from the coding sequence ATGTGTGGAATTGTTGGTGTATTCGGGAGGAAAAATGCTCCTCAGTATGTTTTGAAGGGTCTTCGAAACCTAGAATATCGTGGATATGATTCTTGGGGAGTTGGTGCTCCGTGTGGTGAGGAAGTATGCATTGAAAAGCAAATCGGGAAAATTTCTGAGGCAAAACTTCCGAAAGATTTTCCCAAGAGTACCATCGCCATTGGACATACTCGTTGGGCAACACATGGTGGTGTTACTTCCGAAAATGCTCATCCGCATTGTACGGAAGATAAAAAGATAGCAGTAGTGCATAACGGCATTATTGAAAATTTTGTGGAACTTCGTCAGGAGCTTACTCTCCGCGGACACTTTTTCGCTTCAGATACCGATACTGAGGTGCTTTGTCATCTCCTCGAAGAATTTCTTGAGAAGGGAAATGATCTTGTGAATGCTTGTAAAAAAACGGCAGATCGTTGTGAAGGACGTTTTGCATTTGTGGCTATTTCTTCAGAAGATTATCGTATGGTTGGTGTTCGAAATGGAAGTCCTCTTATTTTAGGAATAGGTGAGAACAATGAGGTATATTTTGCAAGTGATACCCCTGCTTTTCTTGAACACACGAAACACGTTTGGTATATCGATGATGGAGAAATTGTAGAAGCCGCTCCTGAGGGGCTTCGCGTTCTTTCTCTTGAATCGCTTCACAAAATTCAAAAACGGGATGTTATTCTCGAAACATCATACGAAGAGACCAGCAAAGGAGATCATGCACATTTCATGATTAAGGAGATTTATGAGCAGAAAAATACTATTACCCAAGCCATTAATCAGCCGGAAGAGGAAATCTTAAAAATTGCTGAAGAAATTCGTCGTGCACGTGGAACTTTTCTCATTGGTTGTGGAACAGCGCATAAAGTTGCTTTGGCAGGGGAGTACTTCTTTTCTCAAATTGCTCGTCGTCATATTAATACGGTAGTAGCAAGTGAGTTCCCGATCTTTCACGATTTTCTTCAGCCAGAATCTCTTGTGATTGCTATTTCTCAATCCGGAGAAACAGCAGATGTTATTGAGGCAATTGAGGCGGCACGAGAAGCGGGAAGTGAAGTGGTTTCTATTGTAAATTCTAAAGGATCAACGGTGGATCGCATGTCCGATTTTACTATCCACATCAAGGCCGGACCAGAAAAAGCAGTAGCAAGTACAAAGGCGGCGACAAGTCAGCTTGCTATCCTTCTTCTACTCGCATACGCAACTGGACGAAAGTTTTCTGCCGGAAAGAAAGCGCTTATTGAGGCGGCGGCGCAGGTAAATGATCTTTTGAATCCACGTTTTTCCGAGTTTGTGGAAAAAATTGCATATGACATTGCTCGTCAGGAGAATATTTTTATTATCGGAAAAGGTTCCAATTATCCAATGGCGATGGAGTCTGCTATCAAGATTCAAGAAGTTTCATATATTCATGCAGAAGGGTTTGCCGGAGGTGAATTGAAACACGGTCCCATTGCCATGATTGAGAAGGGAACGCCCTGTCTTGTTCTCGTTAGCGACGATGATCGTCAGCGACGTGAAATTTTAAGCAATGCCATGGAGATCAAGGCTCGTGGTGGAAATATTATTGGTATTGCACCAGATAACAGCGACGTATTTGATCACTGGATACGCGTGCCACGTGCTGGCATTGCAAGCCCTATTCTCAATCTTATTCCGGTACAGATTCTTTCGTATTACTTGGCTATTGCGCGTGGATTTGACCCTGATAAACCCCGAAATCTGGCAAAGTCGGTTACGGTGAAATAG
- a CDS encoding MBL fold metallo-hydrolase produces MFFKRIPVGPMQNNSYLIGCEKTKEALVVDCGFEAEKIQKIAKQNGYTIVGIVLTHVHYDHSGAADALSEITKAPIYAHEKTEKKRGQKINEGMWSIPKKFTPLTEGEEIAFGEESGRVLFAPGHQSDHILFRTDLYLFTGDTLFIEGIGRTDFPDSSSEDMQRTLNTIIDLPENLVICPGHDYGSVPMRKLAEERKYNMYLKKIIEHNN; encoded by the coding sequence ATGTTTTTTAAACGTATTCCTGTGGGACCGATGCAAAATAATTCATACCTTATTGGGTGTGAAAAAACGAAAGAGGCACTTGTTGTTGACTGTGGTTTTGAGGCAGAAAAAATACAGAAAATAGCCAAGCAGAATGGATACACTATTGTGGGGATTGTTCTTACCCACGTTCACTACGACCACTCGGGAGCGGCAGATGCCCTTTCAGAAATAACGAAGGCACCTATTTATGCTCACGAAAAAACAGAAAAAAAACGGGGACAAAAAATAAACGAAGGGATGTGGAGTATTCCCAAGAAATTTACCCCCCTTACCGAGGGAGAAGAAATTGCATTCGGAGAAGAATCAGGAAGGGTTCTTTTTGCCCCAGGGCACCAGTCTGACCATATTCTTTTTCGAACAGATCTCTATCTATTCACTGGCGATACACTCTTTATTGAGGGTATTGGTCGAACAGATTTTCCCGACTCTTCTTCAGAAGATATGCAAAGAACATTGAACACAATAATTGATCTTCCAGAGAATCTTGTTATTTGTCCTGGACATGATTATGGCTCTGTACCAATGAGAAAATTGGCGGAAGAAAGAAAATATAACATGTATCTTAAAAAAATTATTGAACATAATAATTGA
- a CDS encoding (2Fe-2S) ferredoxin domain-containing protein has protein sequence MKKIVHICTGGACSQKNKAILQTAEEEKRRGAPNSLSYCGCLKKCQMGPNIKIVENDRERIKTEATSQDVKREMTSIQQKPSRESVNNLLFGGF, from the coding sequence ATGAAAAAAATAGTACATATATGTACCGGAGGAGCCTGTTCCCAAAAAAACAAAGCTATTCTTCAGACCGCCGAAGAAGAAAAAAGAAGAGGAGCACCCAATTCCCTTTCGTACTGTGGATGTCTTAAAAAATGCCAGATGGGACCAAATATAAAAATAGTAGAAAATGACAGAGAGAGAATAAAAACAGAAGCCACCTCACAAGATGTAAAACGGGAAATGACGAGTATTCAACAAAAACCAAGCCGAGAAAGCGTGAACAATCTTCTTTTTGGGGGATTTTAA
- the rplS gene encoding 50S ribosomal protein L19 has translation MSVRIEDLHQEERKKGMIAFRAGQTVRVHRKIREGDKERVQKFEGLVIGVRNQGNIAATLTVRKIVSGIGVEQVFQVHSPLIEKIELIKEAKVRRAKMYFMRSLRGKAARLRERFFTDEELKQMQAGAEAGDADIEEAIENEKKQQQAVAERGDLGNESESAEEVNEEVTVEDKEEVSSEGVSEGEEEEKK, from the coding sequence ATGTCCGTACGTATAGAAGACCTTCATCAGGAGGAAAGAAAAAAAGGAATGATTGCTTTTCGTGCTGGGCAAACAGTGCGAGTACACCGAAAAATTCGAGAGGGAGACAAGGAGCGTGTTCAGAAATTTGAGGGACTCGTTATTGGAGTACGAAATCAGGGGAATATCGCCGCTACGCTTACCGTTCGCAAGATTGTGAGTGGTATTGGTGTGGAGCAGGTGTTTCAGGTACATTCTCCACTTATTGAAAAAATTGAGCTCATCAAGGAGGCAAAAGTGCGACGTGCAAAAATGTATTTTATGCGCTCACTTCGTGGAAAAGCTGCACGTCTTCGAGAGCGTTTCTTTACCGATGAAGAGCTCAAGCAAATGCAGGCAGGCGCCGAAGCGGGGGACGCAGATATTGAGGAGGCGATTGAAAATGAAAAGAAGCAGCAACAAGCAGTTGCTGAGCGAGGGGATTTGGGTAATGAGTCTGAATCTGCAGAAGAAGTAAATGAGGAGGTTACTGTGGAGGACAAGGAGGAAGTTTCTTCTGAAGGAGTTTCAGAAGGAGAGGAAGAAGAAAAGAAATAA
- a CDS encoding polysaccharide pyruvyl transferase family protein, with product MPPQKTILLFGNYGGQNRGDEAILSGFIHLFPKDHFRIVVFSSHPQKTTKDHGVESFPFPPFGLRSLFRPSSYSFFRPLRQASIVFFGGGGLFQDREPFAVLLWSYFLFLVRCFAKRNTKVLLVGNSFGPLRFFFSRFLVRKVLRNIRFFSVRDTESKELLQKIAHPNAIIEQATDFAFVLPKPRSLKSRKGTILALRGDGNISPERIQKVFNILPKPVSVIAMDEIDQKFAERLGVPVVNPKNTAELLHVFSQAKCVVTSRLHGGILSLIAETSFLIFSSAPKINSFFSDRNLAELVLSEKASPFIIRKKIKTVLSSSEKWQKEFRRVRKEEHQKKSLLFPLFLQK from the coding sequence ATGCCACCTCAAAAAACCATTCTTCTCTTTGGAAACTATGGGGGGCAAAACAGGGGAGATGAAGCGATTCTTTCGGGGTTTATTCATCTTTTTCCAAAAGATCATTTTCGAATAGTGGTGTTTTCTTCTCATCCCCAAAAAACAACGAAGGATCATGGCGTAGAATCTTTTCCTTTTCCACCATTTGGGCTTCGCTCACTCTTTCGTCCGTCTTCCTATTCTTTTTTTCGTCCGCTGAGGCAGGCAAGTATTGTGTTTTTTGGTGGTGGTGGGCTTTTTCAAGATCGTGAACCTTTTGCAGTTCTCTTGTGGTCATACTTTTTGTTTCTTGTTCGCTGTTTTGCAAAACGGAATACGAAAGTTCTTTTGGTTGGAAATTCCTTTGGTCCACTTCGATTTTTTTTCTCGCGTTTTCTCGTTCGTAAAGTGCTTCGAAATATTCGTTTTTTCTCTGTTCGAGATACCGAGTCTAAAGAACTTCTTCAGAAAATAGCGCATCCAAATGCTATTATTGAGCAGGCAACTGATTTTGCATTTGTACTTCCAAAACCGAGGTCTTTGAAAAGTCGAAAGGGAACCATTTTGGCTCTTCGGGGAGATGGGAATATCTCTCCAGAAAGAATACAAAAAGTGTTCAATATTCTTCCAAAACCAGTTAGTGTCATTGCTATGGACGAAATTGATCAGAAGTTTGCAGAGCGACTAGGCGTTCCAGTGGTGAATCCAAAAAATACTGCGGAGCTTCTTCATGTATTTTCTCAGGCGAAATGTGTTGTTACTTCTCGTCTTCATGGGGGAATTTTATCGCTTATTGCAGAAACATCGTTTCTTATCTTTTCCTCTGCTCCAAAAATTAACAGTTTTTTCTCTGATCGGAATCTTGCCGAACTTGTTCTTTCTGAAAAAGCTTCTCCGTTTATTATCCGAAAAAAAATAAAAACAGTTCTCTCTTCTTCAGAAAAATGGCAAAAAGAGTTTCGACGTGTTCGAAAAGAAGAGCATCAAAAAAAAAGCCTTCTTTTTCCCCTTTTTCTCCAAAAATGA
- a CDS encoding tetratricopeptide repeat protein, which produces MAITIGFWLFYLSVFGMLILSVSRVGMVLFSKILPHFQRVRAVTQVRKKIQLSTPAPDEISEEEKEVSEKTLQDVPLSNEEAVTEDVEEKTSQKSSEKKDVVPQEIYTLLHRAEALISRKEYEEAKRMLIKILSWDDDHAGANEHLAFVYLQTGEYSRAENIFRKVIETRPRDPSLLTNFALSVFHQNKSSEEMDESLLALRRAAEIDSKNPVRFANLGQSLFSAGDIVSAAESFEKALRFSPRNIEYLFFLADSYLMLERFAEAKQVFSKILDISPLNEDARREHEELRKKGF; this is translated from the coding sequence ATGGCAATTACCATTGGTTTTTGGCTTTTCTACCTTTCGGTGTTTGGCATGCTAATTCTCTCTGTTTCCAGAGTGGGAATGGTATTATTCTCAAAGATACTTCCACATTTTCAGCGAGTACGAGCGGTGACTCAGGTACGCAAAAAGATACAACTTTCAACACCTGCTCCTGATGAAATTTCTGAGGAAGAAAAAGAAGTTTCGGAAAAAACTCTTCAAGATGTACCTCTGTCAAATGAGGAGGCGGTAACGGAAGATGTGGAAGAAAAGACATCTCAAAAATCCTCCGAGAAAAAAGATGTTGTTCCACAAGAAATATATACCCTCCTTCATCGTGCAGAGGCTCTTATTTCTCGCAAGGAATATGAGGAGGCAAAACGAATGCTTATCAAAATACTCTCTTGGGATGATGATCATGCGGGGGCAAATGAGCATCTTGCGTTTGTGTATTTGCAAACAGGAGAGTACTCACGTGCCGAAAATATTTTTCGAAAAGTTATCGAGACTCGACCAAGGGATCCATCACTTCTTACGAATTTTGCCCTTTCTGTTTTTCATCAAAACAAGTCATCGGAAGAAATGGATGAGTCTCTTTTGGCGCTTCGACGTGCGGCAGAGATTGATTCTAAAAATCCAGTTCGGTTTGCCAACCTTGGACAATCACTTTTTTCGGCGGGAGACATTGTTTCTGCTGCAGAATCATTTGAGAAAGCGCTTCGCTTTTCTCCGCGAAATATTGAATACCTCTTTTTTTTGGCAGACAGCTATCTTATGCTTGAGCGTTTTGCGGAAGCAAAACAGGTATTTTCTAAAATTCTCGATATTTCTCCACTCAATGAAGATGCTCGTCGAGAGCATGAGGAGTTGCGTAAGAAAGGGTTTTAA
- the recF gene encoding DNA replication and repair protein RecF (All proteins in this family for which functions are known are DNA-binding proteins that assist the filamentation of RecA onto DNA for the initiation of recombination or recombinational repair.), whose translation MAFTTFYEKSIEKMLTHLHLQHFRNHTSFSYDIPKKGMLIVGRNGSGKTSILEALSLLSLTKSFRSTNIAPIIEQEQEWMEIEGTTEKENLLYRWQIAPIRKTAFRRNDVLMGTSEILRKKNFLVTLFSPDDLLLPFVSPLMRRKYLNRFLSPLFPEHLSLLHRFEKILFSRNALLKRIGEGKASAEELGFYDEEFAKSSEEISKTREKLFTSLQKSLSKNYQTISGKQDNFQIIFHPSSRSETLQKLKKHQQKDICRGATSIGAHVDDFSFLLREQPLSEAGSRGEVRSALISLKMAEIEYAEEISSIRPILLLDDVFSELDEQRRGHLFEFIKKQQTIITATDIPQKEWEGIDFPVLEL comes from the coding sequence ATGGCTTTTACAACATTTTATGAGAAATCAATAGAAAAAATGCTCACCCATCTTCACCTTCAACACTTTCGAAACCACACCTCTTTTTCATACGATATTCCGAAAAAAGGGATGCTTATTGTGGGAAGAAATGGCTCTGGAAAAACAAGTATTCTTGAGGCGCTCTCGCTCCTCTCTCTTACAAAATCGTTCCGATCAACAAACATTGCCCCCATTATAGAACAAGAACAAGAATGGATGGAGATAGAAGGAACAACAGAAAAGGAAAATCTCCTCTATCGCTGGCAAATTGCGCCAATCCGAAAAACTGCCTTTCGACGAAATGATGTCCTTATGGGAACATCTGAAATTCTTCGGAAGAAAAACTTTTTGGTCACCCTCTTTTCTCCAGACGATCTGTTACTCCCCTTTGTCTCACCACTTATGAGAAGAAAATACCTTAATCGTTTTCTTTCTCCACTTTTCCCTGAACATCTTTCGCTTTTACATCGCTTTGAAAAAATTCTCTTTTCTCGAAATGCGCTCTTAAAGAGAATTGGAGAAGGGAAAGCGTCGGCGGAAGAATTGGGTTTTTACGATGAAGAATTTGCAAAAAGTTCAGAAGAAATCAGTAAAACAAGGGAAAAGCTTTTTACGTCACTCCAAAAATCTCTTTCAAAAAACTATCAAACCATTTCTGGAAAACAAGATAATTTTCAGATTATCTTTCATCCAAGCTCTCGTTCGGAAACACTCCAGAAACTCAAAAAGCATCAACAGAAAGACATTTGTCGGGGAGCCACTAGCATAGGCGCACATGTAGATGATTTTTCGTTTCTTCTTCGAGAACAACCTCTCTCAGAAGCTGGATCTCGCGGAGAGGTACGTAGCGCACTTATTTCACTCAAAATGGCAGAAATAGAGTATGCAGAAGAGATTTCTAGCATACGTCCCATTCTTCTTTTGGATGATGTTTTTTCGGAGCTTGATGAACAGCGACGAGGACATCTTTTTGAATTCATCAAAAAACAGCAAACCATTATTACCGCCACAGACATTCCACAAAAAGAATGGGAGGGTATTGATTTCCCAGTATTGGAACTATAA
- a CDS encoding sugar nucleotide-binding protein: protein MGTMKKVLLFGSQGLLGQSLFERLSQESNIQLVPLSRFNYDLFFPEEIFRALDDHTPDILLNAVAFANVDAAEKPENENEVFYLNADFPKLLAEESHKRKISLIHFSTDFVFSGEGDFYDEQSLPDPINIYGASKVEGEEGIWENTENALVIRTSRLYGKGKENFVSKIVHLAKRNKPISALFDEQGNFTFTDDLANRIAEFLKREALPVGTLHVAGEEMASPAKVAREIVRLTNSQSVVTEISSDSLSRPAPRPKHPKLVSCRENMLLGFRDALPRFLA from the coding sequence ATGGGAACTATGAAAAAAGTACTTCTCTTTGGGTCACAAGGGCTTCTTGGACAAAGTCTGTTTGAAAGATTGTCTCAAGAATCGAATATCCAGTTGGTGCCACTCTCGCGTTTTAATTACGACCTCTTTTTTCCTGAGGAAATTTTTCGCGCTCTCGATGATCATACGCCGGATATTCTCTTGAATGCTGTTGCTTTTGCGAATGTTGATGCGGCAGAAAAACCAGAAAACGAAAATGAAGTCTTTTATCTGAATGCTGATTTTCCCAAACTTCTCGCAGAGGAGTCGCACAAGAGAAAAATATCTCTCATCCATTTTTCTACCGATTTCGTCTTTTCTGGAGAAGGAGATTTTTACGATGAGCAATCTCTTCCCGATCCAATAAATATATATGGGGCTTCGAAAGTAGAAGGAGAAGAGGGGATTTGGGAAAACACTGAGAATGCTCTTGTTATTCGCACGAGTCGACTTTATGGAAAGGGAAAGGAAAATTTTGTTTCAAAAATCGTACATCTAGCAAAGCGAAATAAACCCATTTCTGCTCTTTTTGATGAACAAGGAAATTTTACGTTTACGGATGATTTGGCAAATCGCATTGCGGAATTTCTTAAACGAGAAGCCCTTCCAGTAGGAACTCTTCATGTGGCAGGAGAAGAAATGGCTTCACCAGCAAAAGTGGCACGAGAAATTGTTCGCCTTACGAATTCACAATCTGTGGTCACCGAAATTTCCTCCGATTCTCTCAGTCGTCCTGCACCAAGACCAAAGCATCCAAAATTGGTGAGTTGTCGAGAAAACATGCTCCTCGGTTTTCGTGATGCGTTGCCGAGATTTTTGGCTTAG